A section of the Ovis canadensis isolate MfBH-ARS-UI-01 breed Bighorn chromosome 1, ARS-UI_OviCan_v2, whole genome shotgun sequence genome encodes:
- the KLHL30 gene encoding kelch-like protein 30 has protein sequence MVRNVDDLDFHLPSHAQDVLDGLQRLRSQPKLVDVTLLVGGRELPCHRGLLALSSPYFHAMFAGDFAESFSARVELRDVEPAVVAQLVDFVYTGRLTVTQGNVEALTRTAARLHFPAVQKVCGRYLQQQLDASNCLGICEFGEQQGLLGVAAKAWAFLRENFEAVAQEDEFLQLSQERLAACLAGDVLQVQPEQSRLEALLRWVRHDPQVRAAHLPELLGLVHLDAVPRPHVQQLLASEPLIRESEACREALAQGHKGALLALPQKLEEVLVVVGGQALEEEEEGAEELAPQAGNFAFYHTKAKRWMALPDFPDHHKWGFSLAALNNDVYVTGGSRGSRTDAWSTTQAWCFPLKEAAWRPVAPMLKARTNHASAALNGEIYVVGGTTLDVVEVESYDPFTDTWTPIPPALKYVSNFSAAGCGGRLYLVGSSACKYNALALQCYNPVTDAWSVIASPFLPKYLSSPRCAALHGALYLVGDNTKKVYVYDPGANLWQKVQPLHSLHENGALVPLGDALYATGGRWQGMAGDYRVEMEVYDRGRDAWVRLGAMPRLWLYHGASAVFLDVSKWTQPFGPAPEP, from the exons ATGGTGCGGAACGTGGACGACCTGGACTTCCACCTGCCCTCGCATGCCCAGGACGTACTGGACGGCCTGCAGAGGCTGCGCTCCCAGCCCAAGCTGGTGGACGTCACGCTGCTGGTGGGCGGCCGAGAGCTGCCCTGCCACCGCGGGCTCCTGGCGCTGAGCAGCCCCTACTTCCACGCCATGTTCGCGGGTGACTTCGCGGAGAGCTTCTCGGCGCGCGTGGAGCTGCGGGACGTGGAGCCCGCTGTGGTGGCGCAGCTGGTGGACTTCGTGTACACGGGCCGGCTGACTGTCACCCAGGGCAACGTGGAGGCGCTGACCCGCACGGCCGCGCGCCTGCACTTCCCCGCCGTGCAGAAGGTCTGTGGCCGCTACCTGCAGCAGCAGCTTGACGCCTCCAACTGCCTGGGCATCTGCGAGTTTGGGGAACAGCAGGGGCTGCTGGGCGTGGCTGCCAAGGCCTGGGCCTTCCTGAGAGAGAACTTCGAGGCCGTGGCCCAGGAGGACGAGTTCCTGCAGCTGTCCCAGGAGCGGCTGGCCGCCTGCCTGGCCGGTGACGTGCTGCAGGTGCAGCCGGAGCAGAGCCGGCTGGAGGCACTGCTGCGCTGGGTGCGCCACGACCCCCAGGTCAGGGCTGCCCACCTGCCCGAGCTGCTCGGCCTGGTGCACCTGGACGCCGTGCCCCGGCCCCACGTGCAGCAGCTGCTGGCCTCGGAGCCGCTGATCCGGGAGTCGGAGGCCTGCCGGGAGGCCCTGGCCCAGGGCCACAAGGGG GCGCTGCTGGCCCTCCCGCAGAAGCTGGAGGAGgtcctggtggtggtgggtgggcaggcgctggaggaggaggaggagggagctgaGGAGCTCGCCCCCCAGGCCGGGAACTTCGCCTTCTACCACACCAAGGCCA AGAGATGGATGGCCCTCCCGGACTTCCCCGACCACCACAAGTGGGGCTTCTCGCTGGCGGCGCTCAACAACGATGTCTACGTGACAG GGGGCTCTCGGGGTTCCAGGACGGACGCGTGGTCCACCACGCAGGCCTGGTGCTTCCCCCTGAAGGAGGCCGCCTGGAGGCCCGTGGCACCCATGCTGAAAGCCCGCACCAACCACGCCAGCGCCGCGCTCAACGGGGAGATCTATGTGGTCGGCG GCACCACTCTGGATGTAGTGGAGGTGGAGAGCTATGACCCCTTCACGGACACCTGGACGCCTATCCCCCCAGCCCTCAAGTATGTCAGCAACTTCTCCGCGGCCGGCTGCGGGGGCCGGCTCTACCTGGTGGGCTCCAGCGCCTGCAAGTACAACGCCCTGGCTCTGCAGTGCTACAACCCGGTCACAG ACGCCTGGAGCGTGATCGCCTCGCCCTTCCTCCCCAAGTACCTGTCCTCTCCACGCTGCGCTGCCCTGCACGGGGCGCTCTACCTGGTGGGGGACAACACCAAGAAGGTCTATGTGTACGACCCGGGGGCCAACCTGTGGCAGAAG GTGCAGCCCCTGCACAGCCTGCACGAGAACGGGGCGCTGGTGCCGCTGGGGGACGCACTCTACGCCACAGGCGGCCGCTGGCAGGGCATGGCCGGGGACTACCGCGTGGAGATGGAGGTCTACGACCGCGGCCGGGACGCCTGGGTCCGCCTCGGCGCCATGCCCCGCCTCTGGCTCTACCACGGCGCGTCGGCCGTCTTCCTGGACGTCTCCAAGTGGACCCAGCCCTTTGGGCCGGCCCCGGAGCCCTGA